The DNA region TCTCCAATACTTTCTTcccattaaaactaaaactattctTGTTCAATCACTTTTACTTCCTCTCCTTGACTATGCTGATGCTTGTTATCTAGATGCTACTGAAGAACAACTCAATAAACTAGAGAGACTACAGAACTCAtgcattcgttttatttttggacTTCGTAAGTTTGACCACGTCTCTAAGTTTCGAAGTGAGCTCAAATGGCTTCCCATTAggcttcgcaggaatactcatattctTTGTCtcctttataacattttatttaatcccttgTCACCTAATTACCTTCGCGAGCGTTTTGAATTTTTACATCCTCCTGGTTCCTCGTGCCGATCCAACGTACAACTACTGTTGCGTATTCCTTCACACTCTTCTGGTTTCTATACTAATTCCTATACTGTCCACGCAGCTAGGCTGTGGAATTCATTGCCGTCATCAATTCGCACTTGCACgtctatatatacatttaagaaaaaattaaaagagcattatctttccttatcataattttaactatgtgggtataatatatttatatttgaatattattattttgtgtgtcagctatatatatatatatatattttgtatgagtatatatgtatatggacTGTATGAGTATATGTTTGCGCGTGTGCATGTCCATATGTGTctgaatgtgtgtgtgtgtatgtgtgtttatatatgaatgtgtgtgtgtgcgcgcgtatatgtgtatatatatatcaattatttaatattttcttttgtacgtctgtctacctactttaatttctgtctgtaatcgttcctttttgggtgtgctggaagaaatctctcacagggataagcacacccattatacgtgagtctccatgacaaaatattgtgtataatcttgtacgtataaaaaattgttaaataaataaataaaataaataaatatacttagatTCACAAGATAGTCTTAGCTTTGTACAGttggcggccttatcgctaaaaaacgATCTCTACCAGGCAATCGTGTTGGGGAGGTTAATATGACCAGTGAATACCGACAGGCATAGgtgtacttataataaatagaataatattattgtatagttatataaatatataaataataaaaatagacgtAACGCCCATATGTATTTCTTATAACCTAAGTAAGTGAGATAAAATCATGggttgttaaatttataattaaattatctagGATTAAGTAGATCAAATCGGTgtaggttggatgaggattgcgaaaaaccgggatgtctggcacgaactttgggaggcctatgtccgtgATAAGGAAAGAAGTGCCCTATGGAAAGAATCTCATAAatcatggacaaatgcagaccgaattctcataccgagttataaaaataaatatgtggtgtcatgggacacaaggtaggaacgaagtcgaaaaagttgaattttatatatatatatatttgactagttcttgattttttttaaattttgttgattggttttaattaagcacataaaagtatttaggaaatttagtattttagaaaataacaaataccgtaaaataaaataaatcaaacaaaataataataataataattcaaactattaagtgaaataaaaaaatatatgtctacttatttttgttgatagtaaattacataaataatttaataaagtttactaataatattttagttttacaaacgtcatattattaatgttaaataagtatttaacattaacgctataaatgtttggcgttttttggtaaaataatgaattaaaataactatCGTTGGGGTgtagtgtctatttgtatattccttttttttaaagtctcctaaatggtaaacaaatatggcgtaagTACGGAAGTCGACCACAGAAAATTAGATAATGTAATAGTAAAGTGatacaaagagcaaatgaatgaacaatactaATAAGTCATAGATAAGAGTAagattcattttatattcaaatattgttgaaattattttaaaagatgataatatattgaatgtttttgttaataattaggagaggtacagaattatgaaaaaaataataatcgagcATCTTTATAAAAGgctaagttattttatattaaatgggatagcgttaaaagtGTTCAGgctgaaattgatattcagaaatattcataatataaaataaaacctttacaaaaaAACACTACTATAAATGaccaaacaacaaaataaaaaaaaaaaaaaaaaatcaagaactagaaaatatatatataattaaacaatttttttcaaattggttTGCTTCTATGTTAtccaaaggaacttcgttcctacctggtgtcccatgacaccacataattttcaaaaatactatattaagattcgattaattaataaaatatatgagatTGTTGGAAAAGAGGCTTCACTTGTTTGATATTTCAAATTCTTGTCTCAAGACCATGAAACGGCCGCTTGGGCTAAGTTTACTCTCCCTTAGATTCGGGGCTGGCCCTGACAAAACGATTATGAATACGTTCTATTCTAGAGATGTGATTCTTAAGCTGAAGATTCCACACAGAAGAAGcatactacatacatacataagatAGTCGACAGCAGATCTAACAAaagcattatataataatatgatatacattttttttataagaaggGGGACAAacgagcagacgaagccatctgatgttaaaaggctaccgtcgcccatggacatctgcaacacaaAAGGAGTTGCAGGTGTGTTGCCGGCCTATACATATCATGCATGAATATATAGCTACATGCGAAAGCTCTGTTCACTgtgttataaaaactatttttaagatGACAATGAGTTTTCAAATACATTAATCGccaataataaattgtttgacGTGAGATGTAAAATGACTGTTTGAAATTGAtgagtaaaatatcaaattatttatttttgataaatttattttgaaaatgccGAAATATTACAGATTTAGAGCCACAACGCCTACTCGTAGAACAAAGAGGTGTAAGGAAAAGGAGAAGGACAAAGAAACAGAAAAGTGAGaatattagaatatatataaatttgctATGCTTCGCctaattaaaattagaataaattaattctgcttacattttactttatagaatataattaaaCGGAATACATTAATAACATCTTCTTTTGCTCGTGATTTTGGTTATAATCAAATATTCATTACTAAAAGTACACAGAAACTACAATTAGTTGAGCCGTACCTTGTTTGTTGacatatttgtgtatatataaaaaaaactcagaAATCAAAGTGCGGTGAATCTATTCACCCTCCCAAACATCGATGTTTTTATGTAActatcaatttaaatattttcactgGTATTCCACAGTTCAGTAGTAAAGCAACTcactatctaaaaataaatggctttttttaaacaatgtgACATTTTTACAAAGGTGTAGAGTTGTGTCCACTGGTTGCTGATGCGGGAGGTAGTGGCTCATTGGCCATTATTACCTATTTCTCTTCAATTGATAAACTACAACTTATTCATTCACatttacaaatagaaatatctaataaatatagcggaatttaatggtaaaaaagaataatatataaaaagactTTTATCTTTTATTGCAACTGTTGGATAGGTACCGCCATTCGTCAATGTTACAGTTAAATAAGTATTGCGTGTTTACAgttattataatagtttatCGTGGTTATAGTTAcataattttctatatatttttaggaaTAATCAGTCCGTCAACAACTGGCTGGATATGACATTGGCCTGCACGCTAGCGCCATCATGGTATCTACGACGAACTTCGTGGCGCGAATCTCTACCTCTAATGGGACTTCCGAGACAACTGGCTGCGGAACTCAGAGCTTCATTGCAATTTAGTAATCGTCccgtgtttatttttaaaatcccACAATCAGATACCTTTTGATAAATTAGATGGAGGTTacgaaagaaattttattttttaaatttgaaacctttattgaaattattgtgTAATGTTTAGTCTAATAGATATATTCTTATTCAAAATCTGCGGGTAATCCGtcgtaataaaatgtatatactaTACTCTTTTCTCTTGACCTGTTATGTTACAAGACCttgttaataaaactataaatttttaaagttcaattttttatttaattctaaataaaaaaaatgtttattttgtactacAAAAAATACcgattgtaattataaatactgACTACACGGCAAAATAATTACAgcaaattgtattattttaacaaaataacaacTAATGTCGTAGcgaatcatttatttaaatgaatgcaaataaaatttctataaatatttttttttacgtggggaaaatccaacATGGAATGTTATGTCAGACACCTACTGActtaaaaaccaccacgtgtgagcagtcctCCGCCTGGGTGGAGctagatggggtcgcgctagcattcgccacatcgccccggcggtaggcccggacctCCAGGCCCAGGCACAATGgtgggggtggccttgttgtgagcgagccTTAGACATGTGAGGTCGTCttgtccggccggccgaagtcacccgactatcggccggcgaccctacaaaaaaaaaaaaaactacctaaTCTAATTAAGAAACTAATTATCTGATTACGCATTAAATCAAAaagtgttaaatatattttcgtatTAGGCATCAATAAGAATAATGtgtaatttatgtataatagTGAACCATTTGGAGTGTTAACATACAGGTGGCTtcggtataaaaataaaacaatctttatatttgaaaacaaacaatatatttataaaaaaaaaaaaaaaaacattctttttGAAACTAATGCgtcattatattttaagtaactcAAATGTGtctaatatatctattatttttctACGTTACATTTGGATGGCTAAGCGAAGTCTGTACAATTAAGACTTATTTGTTAATTTGCATGTATAAAATgctatttcaatatatatatcttaCAGTGAAACAAAGCGTCTAGGTATTTAATTTGACAAAGGAACAATAACATAGtccttttatttttaaggttttttatgAGGCTGCTTTGAGTGACTGATTCGTtgcaacttttttaaattacatacctatatatgAAAATTACGAATATCATTTCTTTTATTCCTAGATAAAGTTTCCAGAAAACAAAATCGAGTAAATACCTACGAATACATGTATCGAAATTGATCGGTTCGTAGGCAAAACGAtcgattttttgtttcaaaagcgcacgcaataaacaaaatacaatagATGGCACGCCTCATGTGTCATCCACAACGGATCAGTTAAGCTAACATATTATATTCTCCACATTTCCATTATTAAATGTGCACATAAATTCGAAAGTAAGATAACGTCaactgttaaaaaataataataaaaaaatataatacattaataattacattatagtaaaaaaattacaaattcgttttaaacattttttttaaatgtcgttctacattttatttaatggtaGTACTTTAAGTAGTAATTGTGTACTTTTGggtgtaaactttttttatttttttctctaattgACAACGACATATTAACGCCATagataaactaaattaatatagtttcttttaaataaaatttttggacGTCACACTACACTTACATGTAAGCTATTTTTCCGagacaatacaaaaaaaaactatataattctTAATTTGTTTCTGAATAGAAATTATACTAAGTAAgaactaaattatatttcatattttcatacgaacatatttaaaacagcgattatttatgattattagaataatattaattatacaaaatataatttctataaaagCATGTTAAAAGCACTTAAGTTATGGAATAGTATagaaattaatatgaaataaggCCTACGTGTTGGCTAACCTAACCATTGATAAAAGATAATACTCCACTGGTCTTGATTATAGCTTGTGTATTGCCAATTATTTGAATAACATCTATTGTATTGTTAGTTCAAGGAAAATTTGATATCCTgtgttttcatataaaaaaaacgagaaatgtaattatatgtatgaaatgtaattaatgttctcgaaaataatattatacaattacataaaaattacgaGAGCTATTTATtggattatataaataatagaaatacgCGATTtgtaaattcaattattttttatctcgtatagctataataaaaatatcgtaaCCTGAAAACATAAATTTGTCCTAAACTTGTCTTATTAACTTGtcaacaatatattatttcgatttgaaataaatagaaataactaTTGTAAGTCATGCTTAAACAACGCGTAAGACGTATTTTAGTAAGGACTATTTTTATCAATGGTCGGTATGTATCAATTTTTACCTTTTATCACATTAAAAAGCtcttattactaaaattttttgaattagcGAGATATACTAAAAACCATACAATCTCACTTTTATCACAATTATTGAAAAcagattaaatttataaaacaaattacacgggtacattattattacagaaTTACTAGCAAAAAGATATCGCCTAAATCTATGTAATTTCAAgctatttacaatataaacttatatctatatttataataagtacactaacataatacataaaaacaaggaccatatttaattatttaaataaaaattattaaatcattacTATGTGAGGCATTTAAAAATACCTAGCTACTTTTGGCTTGTAAATAATTGGAATagtaaaaaattacgaaaaaaaatggttttttcAATCCTGGTGAAATCACTCGgagaaaataaaaagtataattttaaaaatctatcaaATATTACGCCACAGAAGACCTCAAAGTGTTTAACGGTGTTTCTAGATAacaattatgtatgtaaatgttaccattggtactttttttttattgaaatatgaacatatttaaatatagcctaatttaggaaaaaaattTAGGGCGCTGCGAAAAAATAAGCCTGAAATTACTTAgtaggtaattaaaatattttattcaaatttctttattttaaaactagtgtCTGTCTGGGAAtggttaatttaaaaagtaagtcTATATTTTAAAACCTCTGcctttttgaagtctgttagtaaaataaatgtttataaaaatgtaccACAAGTAGTTCCACAGTTCCACTGCGacgtaatatttgataaaacatttaaatataagcaCACGTAGGTAAAGTAAATGTTTTTGCCGGTAGAATTGGATTACCATTTATATAAGCTGTTAGACTTTTTACTGCGTTTCTTAAAATGTGAGGTTCTGAAGATGTAAAAGATCACGTAGTACGGTGAAAAAAACTTAAACCATAAAATTTAAACCATGTTTAAATTtcactttgtttaaatagacgaACTACTATGATAGACTCGTTCCGCATGATACCATTCACGAGCTCgtaagcacggctataatttacaataaaaaacgttctacgagaaaaataattcgtttccATATGCGTTTCTTTAGTTGTATGTAGCAGTTGGTATTAATATTACACTTTATCGACGTTTTTAAGGGCTAATGAAAATAGTATTGGACGGTTACGCAGAAGTAAGTTGCCCGAGTAGCTCGTAAACActacagaaaattaaaatttaaaaatggaaccaCTACCTATATAGCCCCATTTGAAGAAACGCAGTTATAAGTAGAGCATTATCTATAGACTTTTGCTTCGGTAGGTTATGTGTAATGGGATACTTAATTGACAGCACCTGCGACACCCGCACCGAAAGCTCTGCCTCGCATAATAACGATCTCTACATAACctgtttttaacttttaatttttattgtgatttttttaatcagttcaacttaattttttattaacaattaagaaattattatacCGTATATTGGTTGttagaaatatatacaaaaacttgacaaatattatcaaattattaatttaatatgactTGATTTTTAGGCCGCGTATGACATTTTTATATCCAATACCATCCATTCATTCCCGTCggttaaaatcttaaaaaatattttttacactgGTAATTAATTGAACAAGATAGAAATATGTTGATTTTtgtcgtaaaaaaaaagaaatgaatattttatatcagtagAAATATTATCGGGAACATTCTAAATATTCATTTGTATTGTCACAATTTGTGTTTACGACTTTTACCTTCGCATACTTTTATGGTTGTCATAAATTAACGTCATCAAAACGAATAGCTAACGTTTAttgtctcttacgtcaaaacaTTACGATATACTTAATATGTAACTAAAGGACTAGTTCtcctataaaaaatgttattttcgcTTCGATTATAGTAAAGTCGTAGTACAACAATTTTCATAattacctagttttttttttacgtttaagCAACTAGGAATTTACACAgtgcacttttttaaataaaataattcagttTTATGGCTAacaattatatgtaataattaatcaatttagagacataaaataattgtaaaatcgtTCCTAGTTGCTACAACGCTTCACTACATACGATTACAAGATACCTATCTAGCATTAACATACTAACAACATGTTTTCGAATTTGATCCTTTAACAGCTTATTTTTAAGGTTAGatgactaaaataataaaaatataattacaaaataaacttacaGTAGCTTACGGATTATTGAATAGAAGTGTTTTACTTTTCACTAGACGCCGAAGGAACATTCAAATAGTTAATCGATTCATTTGCAAGGAGATCATAACAACTCTAGGTAACCacgtattttatacaaatagatcCCATATGTCtgcaaattttatcaaattttataaatatcgtataaaaaattgataaaataaataatcatttcaatgaaattaattcaattaaattatctGTATTTAAATGTCAATGTGGCTGTAAGAGTTTTTGCTTATCTagtattagaaaactaaaaataaaaaataagaaattttattaacattgtgTTTAAATATATGGCTGAATGACAAAAGCCTATGCACATTCAGTATtggacaaataaaaaaaaattgaaaaaaataaataagaaagtaGTCCATAAATCTGCAGTTATTTCGAAGGTAGTCTGGGTGTTACCGATCGCCAAACAATAGTTTGGCGAGGTATGTCCGTCAGCTACGCTCGTCGATGTTGGCTACGATGTGCGTGTAGAGGTGGTGTCGCGTTAGACTTACTATCTCGTACTCGAGCGTCGACAGTCCGTCCTTCTGGAATGTTTTACCGGTCTGTGACAGAAGTTGATATCtggaaacaaaattaattaagttttattttgttgcgTATATCATACAAAGATTATTATCTgcagtttatattattatcacgCCAGACATATTAAGAAACATAGTAAATGAGCTATGACATTATTCTAATTATGATTGATAACACACTACACGCATGCTTAGTATAATAAAGTAACCGttcatttttctaattcttatattatttaaagaatataactttacaatactatgattagtttttctattaatttaaaaacaattttttttcaagctTTCTTTTTCAGTTTCAATATTTAGTTCAAAATTTGGACCAACCTTTTAGGATTTGGTGATGATTTCTTGTGATCCAACATGGCGTACCTCGCAATTGACATCTTGTACCTCGCTATGTGATAATTCATTTTTCTTAACCTGTAAAACAACACAAGATCGTatgataatacattttattggaATATCAAGCTCCATTGGGTCAGTTAACAAATACACATTAATACTGgtctattcgcgttaagaaaatagtgactcatcgcTGTCACTTAGTGGTTCATCACAACCCTTGGCCATTTAAATCGTAATTCTTGCATtcgaaagaaaaattaaaaaattgaataaaaagtcGGATAGTTTAAGAAAACGTGATGATTATTGAAACTTCTCGCGTCTGTACTTAAGACAGTAGGTACAATGTCTGTCGGGTCAGCCAGtattagtacttttttttttaaatataaagcttGTGCATTCAGTCATATTTTCTTGGAgagtttaatatgaaaatctTTACATTTTCTCAGAACGTTTTCTATTGCGGAGTGGTTTATTTTTCGCTCTGAAAAACGGAATTGCGGTTCAACGAAGCAACGCCAGTATTCTTACTATTCATAGCCGtgataaattattcaatttcaattcaaatagcatttaatttgtatacattttattttgcgAAATTATcggatagttaaaaaaaaactattaaaagttACGGAAGACAAAGACATTTTCAACTACACAGTCagttatgtgtatgtatgtatcaatatgtttttaaattgcaATATCATGTTTCAAATTTCTGCTTTTTAGTGTAAGtggttataaataatattttggtagAAAGGAAGACTGTTCTGACGTAGGTGATAAAAGTTCTATTAACACGGATGGTCGTGTGTTCTAATCTCgctatatttgttaaatataaaatttttcaaaatcggtCACTTTTCGTAGAgacgatattaaaaatttaagtaacctTCGAAGACAAAATACTGTTAAATCCATTACAAATGCTTATATAGAGATATAAATTCATGTATCAGAAGGGTGCAGTATTTACCTATAAGACATGTCGTCGTCCTCGCCGCCCCAACCCCAGTACTTGTTGGAGAAACCGTTCACTTGGGTGAATTGCTCCAGTGTGAGAGCTGACACACCGCCGAATATATCCTCATATGGTAACCTggaaaattattgatttatttatcgatatttaaagcaataattaaggaataaattttataaagtaatttgataaacgtaatatttaattttgtgattTATATGGTAACGAGTTTTGCACTGGATTAAATGAGATTTAGTGGACATGGAACTTGCGATAGTATCAAAATATCGGGAACTAAAAATAAccaataaaatcatcatcatcattacagcctatacagtccactgctggacatgggcctccacaagtttatgccaaaaataacgtgaactcgtgtgttttgcccatagtcaccccgctaggcaggcgggttggtgaccgcagggctggctttgtcgcaccgaagacgctgctgcccgttttcgtcctgtgtatttcaaagcctgctagttggatggttatcccgccaccggtcggctttttaagttccaaggtgatagcggaactgtgttatcccttagtcgcctcttacgacacccacgggaagagagggggtggctatattctttagtacagtagccacacagtacaaccaataaaatataataaaataaaagcagcgACGGATTTGCCAACAGGCTGAATAGGCTGGAACTTAGGGCGACAGATTTtgcctaaattttatttatgaaacatttttatatatatttagaaaatgaACGGACATGCCCACAACCGTTGTATAACGAAtgataactaaaaataaaaggtCAGCCGAAAAATATTTTCCTTTCCCTCGACTATTTTGTGGAATTATTGAATGAGTGGCCAAAGAAAAGGCTGCCAAAATAATCGCGACTAGCACTTAGTTGTTTTTCAGGAAGTCGTGATCATATGACTGGACCCTCTGATTGTACTTCTACTAGGAAATAGGGTATCGAGTATCAGAGGCGTATCTAGGGGCGGCAAAAATTGAATAGCCTACTGGCGGCAAATTTGTAAATCAGCCACTGagtaaattatatacatataaatcatattGTAGGTCAACATGAAAGTTTGAAAGCGTAATACATTATTGAGTTGAATAATTCTATACAAGACTAGAAGAAATGCCAGATTTCACTCGCTTTTGTGATCACTGTTGCAATACTCTTAAACCGTAGCGTTACGTAGTTTTTTTAtggcaatatattttttaattcagagATCCTGAGattgcaataaataaacaacgagtgataaattttgatttatattactcataaaatatttttagatttttcgaattttaaaacTCATATGTATTTCCAAAAATGAATATCCATTTTCCCGAAAACAAAGTAATATCCGGAAGAAATCGCATGTTTGCGCATCATATCAAACATTTACTCAATTAATTTCCATTTCATATCACTTCACgacttaaaattgttatttaattttaagtggcggaaattaaaacaataataaagtcattacattgatttttttaataaacatatagtTAACttcaaaattcattaaaattagttataatGGTTTTGAGTTTCAACTTATGATATTTCATCTCTTGCTTTTAAATCTATCTGACATATGACGATATGGAcagattaaagtttatttttgatatattattcgtttttcaccatcgaatactactttatttatagctattcatcacttcatcatcacttTCATCTAAAATTCGTAGGTTATTATGTGAGGTGAAACAGGTTCTAATGGCCGATTTTACATCCTGCTGCTGTagatgacgcgttggcgtaacAGTTAGAGCACTGATGGCTCTTACGCTGGCGGTTCGGctggcgggttcgatccccgcacatagaATACACCTGTGTTGgccatacaaatttttaaagaggtctgagcgtttgtgcttgtgtaggTATTGTATGTTTTCGGACACACGAAACAGGAGTAAATCCAAGTGGAGGCCGTTGAGCGTTGTgttgttaaagtttatttattactagctgacccggcgagcttcgtatcgcctaacacaaactttatcatatggtattaaagttcaaattgacttttaagtattatcacaaatcttttgtatgggcgtatagaaaagtgttgtttttagacttattcaggaaatttaaatatattttttagaatttttctctccgtaagaaccatcctcgtacttcaaggaatattttaaaaaaagaataagcgaaatcggtccaaccgttctcgagttttgcgcttagcaacacattcagcgactcatttttatattatagatctGCAGACCAAACTGAAATAGGGTCTATTAGTTAATACTCACTTAAAATGCAGCTTATCAATTGCAGCGGACATGTGTCTGGGTTGTCGAGGACAGGAGTAGAGGTTCCTCGTGTCGAGCGGCAGTAGGTCTATGTCGTGGAATATAAAGCACTGCCAACCacccttttttaatttttgactcTCCACGAAACCCACGTTCATTAGCTTGGCACGATTGAAATCAGTTGTTCCtggataaaaagaaaaattgatttttaactaTGGACATTTTTgacaaacaataaaatgtatattaaactagctgcgaacttcgt from Melitaea cinxia chromosome 15, ilMelCinx1.1, whole genome shotgun sequence includes:
- the LOC123660401 gene encoding uncharacterized protein LOC123660401, producing MPKYYRFRATTPTRRTKRCKEKEKDKETEKNNQSVNNWLDMTLACTLAPSWYLRRTSWRESLPLMGLPRQLAAELRASLQFSNRPVFIFKIPQSDTF